One stretch of Mobula birostris isolate sMobBir1 chromosome 5, sMobBir1.hap1, whole genome shotgun sequence DNA includes these proteins:
- the LOC140198262 gene encoding lymphotoxin-alpha-like, with translation MSSERMLAELENGTDDSVGKRGFAAGRFLKIVCVVSALCLAAVASYVLFCVVGASTPGQGNGRAVLRETDGFPQGLPHLIKQVGDDPRRKIAAHLTANPDKGRFKELIWQDDVGIAFSYGIEFSNNSLLIQQPGLYFIYTQVVFYARECNGNTIFLSHDMHKLSPSYPEETILLKATKSVCHQQHYSDPWFKTSYQGAIFELEAGDRIFSRVPKQVVTYLDTKEGKTFFGVFAL, from the exons ATGAGCAGTGAGAGGATGCTAGCCGAGCTTGAGAACGGCACTGACGACTCAGTGGGAAAGCGGGGCTTCGCGGCCGGCCGCTTCCTAAAGATTGTCTGCGTTGTTTCAGCGCTGTGCTTGGCGGCCGTGGCTTCCTATGTGTTATTCTGCGTGGTTGGAGCGTCCACACCGGGACAGGGAAACGGG AGGGCGGTCCTGAGAGAGACGGACGGCTTTCCTCAAG GCTTGCCTCACCTCATTAAGCAGGTGGGAGATGACCCGAGACGGAAAATCGCTGCTCACCTCACTG CAAATCCCGACAAGGGCCGGTTCAAGGAGTTGATTTGGCAGGATGATGTTGGCATTGCCTTCTCGTATGGCATCGAGTTCTCCAACAACAGCCTTTTGATCCAGCAGCCCGGCCTATACTTCATCTACACCCAAGTGGTCTTCTATGCCAGGGAGTGCAATGGGAACACCATCTTCCTCAGCCATGACATGCACAAGCTCTCGCCTTCCTACCCAGAGGAGACAATCCTCCTGAAAGCCACCAAGTCCGTCTGCCACCAGCAGCATTACAGTGACCCCTGGTTCAAGACCTCCTACCAGGGTGCCATCTTCGAACTGGAGGCCGGCGACAGGATCTTCTCCAGGGTTCCCAAGCAGGTGGTCACATACTTGGACACAAAGGAAGGCAAGACCTTCTTTGGAGTGTTTGCTTTGTGA